One segment of Primulina tabacum isolate GXHZ01 chromosome 6, ASM2559414v2, whole genome shotgun sequence DNA contains the following:
- the LOC142549375 gene encoding uncharacterized protein LOC142549375, producing MHSLDEELSDSDDGFNADMEALRRACQITGSNPMGNNLQLTSDSGGAAGISSSSDAESDGDHDLELVRNIEKRFAIPSDMEELVTQKPLCVLPPDWSDADDCDEDYETLRVIQRRFAAYSDGGLKDNIEDVLHRPVQVGIIDSEKESSNSLFGDRTNAREGFLNCVDSSEPTTQKPVACDDDSGIQSFDLVELGGPGSDDAAGFQLKASKFPKSALTFVDAIKKNRSYQKFVRCKMMHIEARMEELKKLTERVKILKDFHVACKKRIGRALSRKKDARLQLISVPKLRANSKFNEKKIPALYKGPPENIHVSSYRETMATLPDSMSGEKWSKEEKENLGKGVKQQFQGILLQRSVELFSCMDGSSGDSNNIDSIISSIKDLDFNPERVRLFLPKVNWEQLAAMYVPSRSGAECQARFLNYEDPLVNHNPWTAMEDKNLLHIVQQKGLNNWIDIAVLLGTNRTPFQCLARYQRSLNASILKREWTKVEDDQLRDAVENFGESNWQLVASVMEGRTGTQCSNRWLKTLHPARKRVGKWTAEEDKRIKIAVTLFGPKTWKKVAQCVPGRTQVQCRERWVNCLDPSLNMAGWSIEEDSKLEAAIAEYGYCWSKVAGCVPPRTDNQCRRRWKVLFPHEVPLLQAAREIQKAALISNFVDRESERPTLGPNDFLLPENNLLTGSKNFVASQRKKRSRGSDGCEHIQKDASGNAATISNATEIGLDDVLRLTYGSELGNMHRRPVSRKGRTAKQKTIPLSESCSSPWRDGMANGKAIRESALHYNNPNRSSGLEGKRSGGDSVDGFPRSTAICNRKRVIERGSNEGEDFVPVEECPLRLTYSNLQRVTVGTDASQSIRVPKLRSRRSVNPRRSVKSLVDVLETPSEAEMLVGDAAVLKRQEETKEGKIGTNAADDHPFPDSMSLMGIMNKIRTANVYKARKKRTENPETVTGGECVALAIGGESASSSPRPEEVNLSGLSYPFVEEITPNLHSTRDNDYLEVLKEFDEYVVSSEMCNELQNAEFLSHHSTLAKFSKPCIVGMDNGCLAKDAKVGILNPEHGVSSKF from the exons ATGCATTCCTTAGACGAAGAATTATCCGATTCCGACGACGGTTTCAACGCAGATATGGAAGCTCTAAGGAGGGCTTGTCAGATAACCGGCAGCAACCCAATGGGcaacaatcttcaactgacCTCCGACTCTGGGGGCGCCGCTGGCATAAGTTCCTCGTCGGATGCTGAATCTGACGGAGATCATGACCTAGAATTGGTGCGCAACATTGAGAAACGCTTCGCGATCCCCTCGGATATGGAGGAGCTTGTGACGCAAAAACCTTTGTGTGTACTACCACCTGACTGGTCAGACGCAGATGATTGTGATGAGGATTATGAAACCCTTCGTGTTATTCAAAGGCGTTTCGCTGCCTACAGTGACG GTGGCTTGAAAGACAATATAGAGGATGTTTTGCATAGACCTGTGCAGGTGGGTATCATAGATTCAGAAAAGGAATCTTCCAATAGCTTGTTTGGTGATAGAACTAATGCTCGAGAAGGGTTTCTCAATTGTGTAGATTCAAGTGAACCTACTACCCAGAAGCCAGTAGCATGTGACGATGATAGTGGAATACAGTCTTTTGACTTAGTTGAATTGGGTGGGCCAGGATCTGATGATGCTGCTGGATTTCAACTCAAAGCCTCTAAGTTCCCAAAATCTGCTCTGACATTTGTTGATGCTATTAAGAAGAATAGATCTTACCAGAAATTTGTACGATGTAAGATGATGCACATAGAAGCTAGAATGGAAGAACTTAAAAAGCTGACAGAACGTGTCAAAATACTAAAAGACTTTCATGTCGCTTGCAAAAAGAGGATTGGGAGAGCTTTGTCACGCAAAAAGGATGCTCGTTTGCAGTTGATATCAGTGCCAAAGTTAAGGGCGAACTCAAAG TTCAATGAGAAGAAGATCCCAGCCTTGTACAAGGGACCTCCGGAGAATATTCACGTTTCTAGCTATAGGGAGACAATGGCAACACTTCCAGATTCAATGAGTGGGGAGAAGTGGTCAAAGGAAGAAAAGGAAAATCTTGGGAAGGGTGTGAAACAACAATTTCAGGGAATATTGCTTCAGCGATCTGTTGAACTGTTCAG CTGTATGGACGGATCTTCTGGAGATTCTAATAACATTGACAGCATCATATCATCAATTAAAGATCTTGACTTCAACCCTGAGAGAGTTAGATTGTTCTTGCCAAAGGTCAATTGGGAACAGCTGGCTGCCATGTATGTTCCCAGTCGTTCTGGGGCGGAATGTCAGGCCAG GTTTCTCAACTATGAAGACCCCTTAGTTAATCATAATCCATGGACTGCAATGGAGGACAAGAATCTTTTGCATATTGTCCAACAAAAGGGACTAAATAACTGGATTGATATTGCTGTTTTACTGGGAACAAACAGGACACCTTTTCAGTGCTTAGCACGTTACCAAAGGAGTCTTAATGCTTCAATACTCAAAAGAGAGTGGACCAAGGTGGAGGATGATCAGCTTCGTGATGCTGTTGAAAATTTTGGTGAGAGTAATTGGCAACTCGTCGCTTCTGTGATGGAAGGAAGGACTGGTACCCAGTGTTCTAATAG ATGGCTGAAGACGCTTCACCCAGCCAGGAAAAGGGTTGGGAAATGGACAGCAGAGGAAGACAAGAGGATAAAAATTGCTGTGACGCTTTTTGGTCCGAAAACATGGAAGAAAGTAGCCCAGTGTGTTCCTGGCAGGACACAGGTGCAGTGCAGAGAAAG ATGGGTCAATTGCTTAGATCCTTCCTTGAATATGGCTGGATGGTCTATAGAAGAAGATTCAAAATTGGAAGCTGCCATTGCAGAATATGGATATTGTTGGTCCAAGGTTGCTGGATGTGTTCCTCCTCGTACTGATAATCAGTGTCGCAG GAGGTGGAAGGTATTGTTTCCACATGAAGTGCCTCTCCTTCAAGCGGCTAGAGAGATACAAAAGGCTGCATTAATATCAAATTTTGTTGATCGGGAGTCCGAACGACCTACCCTTGGACCTAATGACTTTCTACTGCCAGAAAATAATTTACTTACTGGCTCCAAAAATTTTGTGGCTTCTCAGAGAAAAAAGAGATCTAG GGGTAGCGACGGTTGTGAACACATCCAAAAAGATGCTTCTGG AAATGCAGCTACCATTTCCAATGCCACTGAGATTGGTTTGGATGACGTTCTGAGGTTAACATATGGCAGTGAACTTGGGAATATGCATCGGAGACCTGTCTCAAGGAAGGGAAGGACTGCCAAGCAAAAGACCATTCCTTTATCAGAGAGTTGTTCGTCACCTTGGAGAGATGGTATGGCCAATGGTAAGGCGATAAGAGAATCTGCTTTGCATTATAACAATCCTAATAGGTCATCTGGACTGGAAGGGAAGAGATCAGG AGGAGATTCCGTAGATGGTTTCCCTAGATCTACTGCAATATGTAACAGAAAGAGAGTGATTGAACGAGGTTCAAATGAAGGTGAAGATTTTGTTCCAGTGGAAGAATGCCCATTACGTCTCACATATTCCAATTTGCAGAGGGTCACTGTGGGTACTGATGCCTCCCAAAGTATCAGGGTTCCAAAATTACGGTCAAGGAGGTCTGTCAATCCGAGGAGGTCTGTCAAATCGCTTGTCGACGTGCTGGAGACTCCAAGTGAAGCGGAAATGCTTGTTGGGGATGCAGCCGTTTTGAAGAGGCAAGAGGAAACCAAAGAGGGGAAAATAGGAACCAATGCTGCTGATGATCATCCTTTCCCTGACTCGATGTCTTTAATGGGAATTATGAACAAAATCAGGACTGCAAACGTATATAAAGCTAGAAAAAAGAGGACAGAGAATCCAGAAACAGTAACAGGTGGTGAATGTGTAGCTCTGGCTATTGGTGGTGAGAGCGCTTCTTCATCCCCTCGGCCTGAAGAGGTGAATTTATCAGGCCTATCATATCCATTCGTGGAAGAAATCACCCCTAATCTGCATTCTACGAGAGACAATGATTATCTGGAGGTATTGAAGGAATTTGACGAGTATGTCGTATCTTCTGAAATGTGCAACGAGCTGCAGAATGCAGAATTTTTATCACATCACTCTACACTGGCAAAATTTTCCAAGCCGTGTATTGTGGGAATGGACAATGGTTGTCTGGCCAAGGACGCAAAAGTTGGAATTCTAAACCCAGAACATGGcgtttccagcaagttttga